One window of the Pseudomonas lurida genome contains the following:
- a CDS encoding TonB-dependent receptor, giving the protein MPIRTPFAVPFRPTLLALCCSLSLTALAATPAIPQDANSHQDGDTLELGATTVSADAPAPNALPPVYAGGQVARGGQLGVLGNQDIMDVPFSMSSYTEKLIRDQQAETVGDVLLNDSSVRQASGFANQAQTFMIRGLPLNGDDISFNGLYGIVPRQIISTDALERVEVFKGPNAFINGVTPGGSGIGGGVNLQPKRADDVPLRRFSTDISSDGRVGEHLDIGQRFGEDNRFGARVNVSQREGDTGIDDENQRSKLFTVGLDYRGDALRLSSDFVYQKQRINGGRNSVFLGTATQVPDAPSADTNYAPSWSSTNLEDTLGMLRAEYDLNDNWTAYAAGGAKHTREMGQYSSVTLTDNLGNAQASRSTIAHEEDNRSLMGGLNGKFQTGAVSHRLNFGLAGIWTQARNAYVFNASSTATPTNIYDPVTGAPPTLNNPRNTPGTDFSDPTITAKTFVRSAAVSDTLGVFDDRLLVTLGARRQQMVVQGYNYMSGTRTSNYDESITTPVYGLVFKPWEHVSFYANRIEGLAQGPTSPVNSGNRTIIGGGQAFAPARSKQIEAGVKVDMGTYGATLGVYRIEQPGAGYVQVIDATTARYVREGQQINKGVELNVFGEPVSGLRLLGGVTVMKTELKDTQNGANDGNRAIGVPSFQLNAGVDWDVPGLQGVTLNGRMLRTGGQYADAANNLSLPTWNRFDVGARYNFKVAQRDVTLGATVENVANEKYWESAQGGFLSQGDPRVAKLSATVDF; this is encoded by the coding sequence ATGCCCATCCGTACTCCGTTCGCTGTGCCGTTTCGCCCCACCCTGCTCGCCCTTTGCTGCTCCCTGAGCCTCACCGCCCTCGCCGCAACCCCGGCCATCCCGCAGGATGCGAACAGCCATCAGGATGGCGACACATTGGAATTGGGTGCGACCACTGTCAGCGCCGACGCCCCTGCGCCAAATGCCTTGCCGCCGGTATACGCCGGTGGCCAAGTGGCACGCGGCGGTCAGTTGGGGGTGCTGGGCAACCAGGACATCATGGATGTGCCGTTCAGCATGTCCTCCTATACCGAGAAGTTGATCCGCGACCAGCAAGCCGAGACCGTCGGTGATGTGCTGCTCAATGATTCGTCGGTGCGCCAGGCGTCGGGCTTTGCCAACCAGGCGCAGACCTTCATGATTCGTGGCCTGCCGTTGAACGGTGACGACATTTCCTTCAACGGCCTGTACGGCATCGTGCCACGCCAGATCATCTCTACTGACGCCCTGGAGCGCGTGGAAGTGTTCAAGGGGCCCAATGCCTTTATCAACGGCGTAACGCCAGGCGGCTCAGGGATCGGCGGGGGTGTGAACCTGCAACCCAAGCGGGCCGATGATGTGCCGCTGCGTCGCTTCAGCACCGATATCAGCAGTGATGGCCGGGTTGGCGAGCATCTGGACATTGGCCAGCGATTCGGTGAAGACAACCGTTTTGGCGCGCGGGTGAACGTGTCCCAGCGCGAAGGCGATACCGGCATCGATGATGAGAACCAGCGCTCGAAACTGTTTACCGTTGGCCTGGACTACCGCGGCGATGCATTGCGCCTGTCCAGTGACTTTGTGTATCAAAAGCAGCGTATCAACGGCGGACGAAACTCGGTGTTCCTGGGCACGGCCACCCAGGTGCCGGATGCGCCTTCGGCAGACACCAACTACGCGCCGAGCTGGAGCAGCACCAACCTCGAAGACACCCTGGGGATGCTGCGCGCCGAGTACGACCTGAACGACAACTGGACCGCCTATGCCGCAGGCGGTGCCAAGCACACCCGCGAAATGGGCCAATACTCGTCGGTAACACTGACCGATAACCTCGGTAATGCCCAGGCGAGCCGCTCGACCATTGCCCACGAAGAAGATAACCGCAGCTTGATGGGGGGGCTGAACGGCAAGTTCCAGACCGGCGCTGTCAGCCACCGCCTCAATTTCGGCCTGGCCGGTATCTGGACCCAGGCACGCAACGCTTATGTGTTCAACGCCTCGTCGACGGCCACTCCAACCAATATCTACGACCCGGTAACCGGCGCGCCACCGACCTTGAACAACCCTCGCAATACGCCAGGGACTGATTTCAGCGACCCCACCATTACGGCCAAGACATTTGTGCGCAGCGCAGCAGTGTCCGATACCCTTGGCGTGTTCGATGATCGCCTGCTGGTCACGCTCGGTGCGCGCCGCCAGCAGATGGTGGTGCAGGGGTACAACTATATGAGTGGCACCCGTACCTCCAACTATGACGAGTCGATTACCACGCCGGTCTACGGCCTGGTGTTCAAGCCGTGGGAACACGTGTCTTTCTACGCCAACCGCATCGAAGGCCTGGCGCAAGGCCCGACATCTCCCGTCAACTCGGGCAACCGCACTATCATCGGTGGCGGCCAGGCGTTCGCTCCCGCGCGCTCCAAGCAGATCGAAGCCGGCGTGAAAGTCGACATGGGCACCTACGGGGCGACGTTGGGTGTGTACCGTATCGAACAGCCCGGCGCTGGTTACGTTCAGGTCATTGATGCCACTACCGCGCGCTATGTGCGTGAAGGTCAGCAAATCAACAAAGGCGTTGAATTGAACGTATTCGGTGAACCCGTAAGCGGCCTGCGCCTGCTGGGCGGTGTGACGGTGATGAAAACCGAGCTCAAGGACACACAGAACGGCGCCAACGATGGCAACCGCGCTATCGGTGTGCCTTCGTTCCAGCTCAACGCCGGTGTGGATTGGGATGTCCCCGGCCTGCAAGGCGTGACGCTCAACGGCCGGATGCTGCGCACAGGCGGGCAGTATGCCGACGCCGCCAACAACCTGAGCCTGCCGACCTGGAACCGCTTCGACGTGGGGGCGCGCTACAACTTCAAGGTGGCTCAGCGTGATGTCACCCTCGGCGCTACCGTGGAGAACGTCGCCAACGAGAAGTATTGGGAATCGGCCCAGGGTGGCTTCCTCAGCCAAGGCGATCCACGTGTCGCCAAGCTGTCGGCGACTGTGGATTTCTAA